Within the Salvia hispanica cultivar TCC Black 2014 chromosome 4, UniMelb_Shisp_WGS_1.0, whole genome shotgun sequence genome, the region ccttccatagatctctgTGTGGGCCcaaaaaaaacttaatataaataagagaataaaggagacagaaaaataacattattatttttccaaaattccccccccccccaataGTGCTGGTCGAATTTTTCCTCTCCTCCGTCGAGTCGAAtttctgtctcttttatttaagtcctagtattccggtaaggtcagcccacactgatattggaatacagttcgggaaccagagtgaagatccgtggtctagtattcaaagaagaagtcgctagccatcgtcgattctttggagaatcaacaAGGTATTATTTccgctccgtagaaaagcatgttttaggttcaattatacttaaagcatgattaattcaagttatgagcatgatacatgtgaaaattacacgaatagaatttgtctaaataatctgctaaatagatctgattataatgtgatttatttgtttgatttaattctgaacgcttccgctgccagatCCTTCACATTTATCATCTCTTTAAGTGTTCGATTTTTGTGTTTAGCAACACCATTCGACTGGGGAGAATATGGAGTTGTagtttggtgaattataccacttgcATGACATAATTCTGCAAACGGCGCTACATACTCACCACCTCTATCACTTCGAACACACTTAATTCgacaattaagttgattttcgGCTTCATTTTTGAAGTCTTTAAACGCTTCAATTGTctcatctttacttcttaataaGTAAAGGTAACGATACCTTgtgcaatcatctataaaCGTGATGAAATACCTTTTACCACCTCTAGTTTgcacaaatttcaaatcacatAGTCTGGATAGATCAACTCAAGAGGTTTTGTGCTCCGCTCTACCGAATGGAACGACAGCTTAGTCATTTTGGCTTCAACACACTTTACATATTTATTGTGAGTTAAATTTATCtacttttagtaaattaagatttactAATCTATTATGCCATAAATCAGAGCACTCAAACAAATAAGAGGATGTGTCATCTTCCTTATTGCGTATTCCTTTTCTACGATGATTGACCGTAACATTCATCTCAAAAAGCCCATTCACTAGGTGGCCTTCACCTATGAACTCTTCATACTTGgtcaatataatatttttacacTCAAATTCTAGTGAAAAAAATCCATGATTTACTAGAAGTGAGCCTGACACCAAATTGTTTCGGATGTCAGGGACATGCAGCACATCCTTAAGGGTAAGAACCTTTGCAGATCCTAATTTTAGGAACACATTACCCACACTAACCACCTTAAAAGAGGTTTGGTTTCACATGCGTACTTTTCTACCTCCAACAGATTTGTAAGTAGAAAAAACGCTTCTCTCACAACACACATGACATGTGGCATATGTATCAATAAACCATTCATTAGGATTATTACCATGGTTCACGTCGGAGACCATTGCGACCACCTCGTgatctttgttgtttataacaaCACGTTCAAATAATATGCACAATATTGTCTCCAACAATAAGTACACAATTATATTGAACCATATGCGCATTGACATATTCAACAATCCATGCATCCCAATTACTACTACCAAGTCTAAATTGGTCTTACTTGTCAAATGACGAACGATAAACACAATTCTCAAGAGAATGGATCTCAAGAAACTAACCATTTCGTAGCCCATGAACATTGCGATTGTTTGTTTCTTCATTCCAGCTTTGGAGCTCATGTttccttcaatttcaattagCATAATCCTGTCTTAGAAGAGTACACTAATTTGTCTTGCGATTGTTAGAAATAATGAGATAAAATTCCCAAGATGTGTACAAGCAGTACTCTGACTATAACAATCGAAaggaaaataacaacaattagtggaatgaaaattacaacggaaAAATAAGCAAACTGAGCTAAAAGTCAAGTCGAGGAAAACCCTatttccgcaagacaaataacaccccggctagtgctcacggaatGACGTAttgtccccaaagataaaatgaCTTCCTCCTAGCGTGTAAAAGCACATCAAACCCGCTAGACACCGGCGAACTTGATGGAGTTCCGAGAATCGAGCTATGCAATGCTCCTAGAATGCACACTATGATATGGAGAGctagagaggagagagaatgaTTTTTGTTGGTATATTTCTCATCTCTCAAATTCACCTATTTATAAGATATAAGAGGACCACTTCAAAAATCTTGACATTAAAGATCCTCATAAACCACTCGGAGGTTACGTAAGTTGAAAAGCCAAAAAGACTTAGAAGAAGAAAGGCTAAAAACCTTTCTTATTTCCACACGTTTTTTCCAACAATCACACTGAAACTTTTTCGTCGGTGGCCTGCCatcactatttttaaaatgcgAATCAAATAATTAGAAGGGGAAGTTGCCTTTTTTATTTCCTGTTTAGGTCATGTACGTACGTGATgaaaatgaataagaaaagaaagttATCCTAGTAAATCTATTTTCACAAGAGCAATGTTAATGAGATACCTTATACgacaaaagaaaaattacgTAATTAATGCGTTGTGGAATATTTAACGTAGCCAACTAGGCAACACAATAATTATGAGGGCCATGtttaattagtaataataAGATTAACAATAATTCGGAGGCCCACGtttctttataaataaaatttttctaGCACGaaattatatacaaataaattgtTCTACTATTCTTGTGGTGGCAATTGGTCATTAATCTTCATATTCTGAAGAGTTTTtatgaaaacatttttaaGTGTAATTTCAGCTGAAACAATGTGGTTTAAATGTTCTGAAAACGTTGTCGTTTCCCTGCACCATCCTGTGTGTCCATGTAGGAGAGCGTACGAGTCACGTCACTTCTAAATTGAGTTAAAAATCATTGTCGTGGGGATTGGTACATCGATTGAAGTTCATAATATTTGCTACTGTTTTTAAAGTTTACGGGAAATGCCAAATTTGGTGTgaattttaaagtattagatGCTATTATCACTCTATTTTATCACCACATACTTTGTTCgtctcaaaaaataatttaagacaaaattagcaaagtaagagaaataataaaaatggtaATTAAAGTAAGATTTGTGGATAGTGAGACTACATTATTAATAGTGTTTTATGATGATATAAGTTGtatataaattgatgtataagAGTTATAAATTGGgataactttccataaatgaaatGCATATAGTTTTAtgagacggacgaaaatgaaaaatgcacacatatttatagaacgaaggaatttttttttattaagtacATTCATGAATTTCTTAATAGTTAAGTTAATTTTTTCAGGTTTGgaatttaacaaattaattaaagtaaacGAATCTAGATCATGAGGCGTCAACTTTTACCCTCAATTTGGTTGtaaataattgttaaaaaaggaatgGTCATCGTAACGATGCAATAAAGTAAAATGACCCACAACATAAATATCCAACTCCATTGTAATTTGTAACCTTATATTTTCCAATCCActcacgtggagaagaaaataattccGTATGTAATTTCCGGACTACAGTAAATGTCTTTTTTATAATGAACTCCATGTgtaatttggaatttatttcaaaataacatttaacttaaaaaataGTTCTCTCTTTAAacgtattttttttatttgtcagccaataaatattttatctcactcataaatttaatttataaagtttGGACTTATATtccaataattttgtttatccacttttatttataaagttaaacaatttcttaaaataaaatgaatattggaAAGATAGTCTAttgttgtaaataaaagtagaaagaaagataatagtagtagttgaTTAATGTTGTTGTCTGCAATAATGTCTTCACTCTTCATTATATATTGGAATTAACAAGCAGAGGAAGGAATAAGAACActcacacacgcacacacacacgtatatatagagagagatagGTGAGTAGAGAGGAGAGAGATGAGTGGGGAAAGAAATGGCGATGTGGAGAAATCGACGATCATGATTCCTCAAGTGAAGTTCACAAAGCTCTTCATCAATGGGGAGTTCGTTGATTCTATATCAGGTATGCATATCTACTTAACTACCCTTTAATCACATCAAAACATTTTCCCCATTAACGAAACAGTTAGCATTTTCTTACTGAATAAGCATATCAATAGTGTTTTAGTTAGGGCATGAGTCATGATCTTAACACAATTTAGAGTTAAAATTTCACGTTGAATTAATCTTCATAAATTAACGTTCaattccaagaaaaaaaaatactctctccgtatTCTAAGAACAAGAACTTTGTAaacgacacgggttttaatgcaaaattgataaggtaagagagatggagaaaaaaaatggataaaataaaagaaaagaatgagacataagaagagaaaaaaataatggaattaGTGTTAGTAGATTGTGAGATCTATTTTCTAAATGGAGAGTTTTTAATCTTAAGAACGGACCAAGAAAGAGAGTTTTTATTCTtaagaaatggagggagtaataactTAGTCAAAATGATTTAGGtatgcatattttatcaaataaatccCACCATCCTATTTTATTAAACACATAGTCGTTGTCaaacatacataaaatattttatgctCAACAAGAATACAATTAAGAAATTTGTAAAACAACTATGATACACCGTACACGTTATCAAATTGATATGAAACTCGTTAATTACGCGAGAGATTACccgttgaaaataaaaaatattcgtGAGGAATTAAAATAAGGGAGGCAGTTAAACCTTAATTTGTAACTAAGACATATGCTAATTATTAAGGAATAagctttaaaaaaatcaatgataacatctacaaatatttcaatataaaaaaccCTAGCTCTGTTTCCGaccaaatatataattttgaacGGAAAGACGTggacatatatatgtatgtgttgCGAATCTGATTTTCCAAGAATATGATTTGGTTATTCTGATTTATTcgtaaattatgatatttcatttatatgaGAAAATGTGATGCATGAATTGTTGTAAACAAAAATAGGGAAAACTTTCGAGACAATTGATCCAAGAAGTGAAGAAGTAATTGGTAAGGTTGCAGAAGGGGATAAGGAAGATGTTGATTCAGCTGTCAAGGCTGCTCGTGAGGCGTTTGATCATGGCTCATGGCCCAGACTGCCCGGTTCTGTAAGCACTATTCCTTATCCACGATTAGCAGCCTCGATTGAGTTTGACACGAGTtataagaaaagtaaaataggTGGAAAAAAAGATAGCATTCCTCCTATATCCTGAATAAGATGACACCTTTTTAAGTTGAACACgtgattttaaataatcattttatcattttggtggGTTCACAACTTAAAgaatcatttactttttttcatttttggtatacggacctcacattccactaactttttttcactcacatttcatcataaaattaatattgagaCTTGCATTACACTAATTTTTGTCattcacttttcttcataaagtcaaataatttcttaaaattcgtaaCCGAGTCaaattgactttttttttatgggtaaatgaatttaaatttaaaggttGTGCCACAGAGGACTCAAATTTGATACCCTTTGGCCTCAGGCATTAACCTCTCTACCGCTTGGTCAACTCACAAACACGCCAAAATGACTTTTTAATTGATGGACGGGGAAGTAATccaatgtgagtgaaatgagttagtgaagaATGTATGGCCTACTCGTGctttatagtaaaaagtgaactAAGACTCTTAATGACggatagagggagtaaaatattGATGTCGTACGCAGGAAAGGCAGAAAATAATGCTGAAATTAGCGGACCTTATCGAAGAAAATGTAGAAGAACTAGCTGCTATAGACACAATGGATGCTGGCAACTTATATAGTCTGGGGAAGATGATGTCTATCAGCAGTGGAGCCCAACTGTTCCGCTACTACGCTGGCGCGGCCGACAAAATCCACGGTGAAACCTTAAAAATGTCGAGAGAGCTGCACGGCTACACACTGCTTGAGCCTGTGGGCGTGGTTGGACACATAATCCCATGGAATTTTCCGACTCAGATGTTTTGCATGAAGGTCGCGCCTGCGCTGGCCGCTGGTTGCACCATGGTTGTCAAGCCGGCCGAGCAAACTCCCCTTTCCGCCCTCATTTATGCTCATTTGGCCAAACTGGTAGGCATGCATGCCCATCCATCACGTCGAAAATTTATTCTGACTAatattattagaaatgagtcactcaCCCCCTTCAAAAGAACTCATAAAAGGGGAAATATTCATACTTATATAGATGAAACAGAATCATTATCAAGTCAATGTGGgacaaatttgaaaagattTTTAACATTAATCATATGTTGATTAGGCCGGTGTGCCCGATGGGGTGATCAATGTCGTGACGGGCTATGGAGCTACGGTTGGTGCTGCAATCAGCTCACATATGGACATTGACATGGTGAGCTTCACGGGGTCGACAGTGACGGGACACCGGATAATGGAGGCAGCAGCAACAAGCAACTTAAAGCAAGTTTGCCTAGAATTGGGAGGCAAGTCTCCCTTCATCGTGTTCGATGATGTGGATGTTGATAAGATTGCTCCTCTTGCTCTCAATGCTTGTCTCTTTAACCAGGTATACTAACAATCTCTTCTTTAATTTGTCttcattgtttaatttgtgctcacaaaaataatatcaggGCCAAATATGTGTGGCTGGGACTCGTGTGTTCGTCCAAGAAGGgatatatgataaatttatcGGAAGATTGTTGGAAGAGCTGAAAACATGGGTTGTTGGTGACCCTTTTGATCCACATGTTAATCAAGGCCCACAAGTATGGTTTGCAGCTTCTACTTCtagtacatatatatgtattgatttgaatataattaagtaagtaaatgacttttttttatataaacagGTTACTAAGAAACAATACGAAAGAGTTATGTGGTATATTGAGCTTGGCAAGAAGGAAGGAGCCACGTTGTTGACGGGTGGAAAGCCTTTGGATCGGAAGGGCTACTATATCGAGCCCACTATATTCACTGATGTCAAGGTATGAAGCAGTTCAATTGTTATGTTTACTTGTGACTAATGGTCATGTTTAATCAGTTTATGTTCTCAAAAGCTTGGCCCATTGAAATTTATCTTAGCTCATTTTTTCAATATgccaatattatattatatctcatgattatctATTTTACCTTTATACAATCCGGcctacaaatatatatgtatatattgtaTTGTAAATGTTTCTACCATCCAAAAGACAACAATGTAgctttgtttttgtgttgGGTGGTAGGATGATATGACAATCGCCAAGGACGAGATTTTTGGACCTGTTATGTCAATCATGAAATTTAAGTAAGTGTATTACGGCCTTAATATGACCTACAATGTGTGTTGTTTTCACGTTTTTTCTTATCTATCTTGTCTACCAAACAACAGGAGTATGGAAGAGGTTATAATGAGGGCGAACAACACAAAGTATGGATTGGCAGCAGGTATCATGACCAACAACATTAACACTGCAAACACAGTTTCGAGGTCGATCAGAGCTGGTTCAGTATGGATCAATTGTTATTTTGGGTTTGACAATGATGCACCAGCTGGGGgttataaaatgagtggattTGGGAAGGATTTGGGGATCAACGGCCTTCACAAATATCTTCAAGTTAAATCTGTTGCCACTCCCATATATAATTCTCCATGGCTTTGATTTCTTTTCAGTTTTTGGGTTTGCTTTTGGGACATATATAACACACTATCTCATGTCTTGATTTTCACTATCtgtttttgtaattaatcTTGATGCTACGTCCTGTGTGTATGTTGTGCCTTTTCTGGGGGATAAAACTtgcatgtttatattttagtatgtGTCTTCACGTGCCAAATTTTGTTGTCACTTTCCTCAATGAGATTGTGGTCTAATGTCTAGAAAGATATTTACAtatgagaggagagagaaatagaatttgaaTCCTAATCAAGCCTCACTTTTTCACTACTACTAGATTATAAGtagcattttttaattttctacatCATCACCCGACCCAAAATGTATATGTGCCCAAAAAACATCATCTTTATTTGGTATTGTATATACTCCCCCCaagatattcaaaattatgaattaggaCTTAGGAGtgaggagtatattttataaacagttatttcattatttgctatattagaaatgagacactcaccccttaaaaggcttTATAAGAGGGAGGGTTATCCATACTTATATAGATgagctaggatcatcaccaagtcgatgttggacaagatttaagagttttaacacGCCCCTTCACGTGTAGGCTagaatgacacatcggacttccatcacatCGGTAgacaagagaagagataaagagataaaattcATCATCGACTTAgtccgctctgataccatattagaaaggAGCCATTCATCATCGACTTAAGGGGTGAGTGAGCAATTTCTAATATGTTATTATAGTTCAGGAAAAGTTGATGTGGTAGAAAACCAATTTAACTAAAACTATAATGTCAGGGGGACTAATTGGGAGTTGACTGTTAAAATTTAACCATTCGTACCATTTTCAGTAATGTTGAGGTTTCGAAgttatcaatatataatattttgaatcaaaatcataaaatggtcatatatttatatttaaaaatggaattttagtcttattttcttaattaaataatttggatCCAAATTTGAAGTTCAAGAAGCTAGTGCATCTTTAACAAATAGATGTATGTGTCTATAGATATTTGCTTTGAGCTCtatgataaattgataaaataaaaaataaaaaaatactccacttAATTAGTATTCAAATaagttcaaatataattaaccGTTAaagttcttaattttatcaaattcgAAATAAACATCTACTTAGCAATACTACAACTACATAAGTTTAGAATTATtccaaaaaacaaataaactatATGACACGGAGTAAATAAGAATGTTTCTCTACCACGTGGCGATGTCCATAGGATAGCAACCGAAAACTCGAACATAAGTAGCCAATTCCTGAGAATTAAGTGTCAAATCTCAACAATAATACTGGCACATTGGTAATTAGTTATCCACGACGCTATCTCTTATAATCTCTTAACACTTTTATCTCCTCACTATTCATGGATCCCATTATACATTTTACCTCATTTCTTAATTAAGAGATAACACCTGCAtctctccatctcttaaccatcttattccttaactattcattcaatttcattttttatttttattttcaacaaaatcaattaataaaaacacacttcattaaataaaataaaattacaatttaaaatactaaaaaaataaaaatacgaataaattaaaatccaaaaaaataaaaataaaaaatacataataaaaaatagagtgTTTGATTGAGaatagagagttttttttatggtagataatttgtgggaatgatttgatatttatagaaatgatTGGaggtttaaaaaaattgaaaaaaaaaataaaaatttgaaaaaaacggCTATAAAcgctagtataatttttgggattttttttaattttaattttaatttttgaattttttctgaatttaaaaaaaaataataattttaacggatataaacggcgagtgggcgtcacggaCGAATGGGAGAGCCACATGTCGCCAAGAGACAGCTCGCGAACCTCCTCTTCCGGAAGAGATAAGGGACGAGACGGAGCTTGCATCGCTGTCTCTTATCTGTTTCGTCTCTGAGAGACGAGATAGAGACAACTTGGAGATGcgctgtggatgctctaatccTGTGTTGCCAACTTTCAACATCTTACCTTTAAATATCTTCAactcacattttcattttcgaaAAACAGTCTCAACTTTAAATAATGTTCGATTTATAccaaacattttaaatttgttgacaAAATAAGTAAATCACATCGTCTGATTTTTAAGtgaattttatatactctctccgtcccataaaaataggccATTTGAgatcggcacgagttttaatatataattggtaaagttagagagaagggaaaaaaaatagttgaaattgtgtggTGGATTGTGGAGCCCATAACTGATAAATGAAaaggaaggaaaaaaagattttCATAAATGGGTATGGACTATTTCTAtcggacggacgaaaaagaaaatatgacctatttctataggtcggagggagtagattATTTTTCCGCTTTGTACATCAAAACTACTAGTTTGGTAGTTTGATTGGGATTTGCCTAGTTAGTTAATAAacaagttaatttattttattttagattgtactaatataatttataaggaGTGTTTGATATGTTAAATAAGTAGCACAAACTAAATTCTTGTTTggtagattaatttatttagcaTACACATGTAAAACTGGCATAATTCTTTTTATCCTATTAAAGCATAGTTACCAAATAGAGCCCTTGAAACTGACCTGGAGACGCTGTAGAACACATTGAGCCCTGGGGTCGATAACAGAAGCTTCAAAGTCGATGAAATAGACGCACCTAAAATACCTGCGTCTGATAATTATATTAGGAGGCAATCTGAAATGATTTAGTGTTTTGAACTTGaaaaatcatatgaatataaatagaagaatttaaacaataaatagaatgaactcaCATGTTACTCCCATGTTTATATCCAATGACAGCAATAGTTGAATGCTTTTCCAATGGTCTGCTCTCAATCTACAATAAGTTTCAGTAAAGTGTTGGAGTTATCCTAatgaaattctaaaaattgGATGGAAATCAGCTATAAAGTGAACTCAATCAGTGTtaccaaaattaataagatgaattatatataccttgaaaatgtgaatccCAGTCTCAGCAAACACAGATAAGGCCTTGTGCAGTTCATCTAGAATTAATGCAATGCTTgtctaaaaacaaaaataaagttattattataattatttatgcttgtctaaaaacaaaaataaagttattattataattttttatgttaaaaaaatggtTAAGTGAGTAAGATCACAATTAATAAACGTACCTTAAAACGTGTATATGTTGTTGGGATAGTTAGAGGTTCTCTTGCAAGTTTTACAAAACGGGTAACGTTACTAGATCGGTCCTGCTTACAAATAAagcaattttaaaacaaaaatatcgACTTAATTATATGCTACTACAATTTTGTTTAAgaaatggatttttttttatagatgtGAATTTAAAACTCATGAAATGAAAAGAAGATCACTATATCCAAGATTTTAATTGTACAAGTGAACGGAGAACTCATGTATGATAAAAATTTGTTGAAGTGAACAAAGTGTAGTTAGTGAATATAAGACCaacatataagtatataattcCAATCTCAATGACATCTCCATAAATTTGAATCATGCATGTGTGGTCAGTTATCTATTTGGtttgtataataataataataataataataataataataataataataataataataataataataataataataataataataataataataataataataataatgcaaaaaaGTATGCTCCatgttatttttagtaaattgtaaattttaaaaattcttgcTGAATCAAATGTGgacttttattgtgggacgaaaGGACTACTGCTTTCTCTGTTAATCTGTCATGGATCAAGCCATTCAATCGATTTATATGACCATccatcactacaaaaaattatcttttaaGGACATAAATTGAGACGCGATCGCAttggaaaatttttaaaaataataacaattaagCGTTCCTAAAGTAAGgacaaattaacttaatcttttgttttttcagaACGCTCCATTTGCACcgtctaattttagttgggacaccAACAATAAGGACGTACAAATTAACGTCcttaattgtattaaaaaatcttCTTAATGGTTTTTTTCACACCCCCaattttttgctatttttttcaatctctATATTGTCTTAaaataggttttttttttgtgtgtgtatgtttGGAGACACCATAAACATTTTCCATCATTGTAAATTTAGACTaaatggattaaaattaaggCAATTTATTAAGAATAACCATAAAAAATTACCTGAAATTTGTGAGCAAGTACGTTTAGGCCATAGAGTTCCGCCGCACGAGCACTAGCAATAGCCCCGTTCTCTCGCACGCCTCGGGAGGCAACCATCTTAAATTTGAGATGTTAATTAGCTTCGCCTAGTCTAACTAATGCTAAAATTAACCTGAAAATATCTAATCTATTCACAATTTATTTAGATAtgcaaatgaaattaaaaggtGAATTGATCTCAACAGTACATATAGTACTGTTTAAAATATCCGCGCCAACTTAGATACATTAATTTGTCTCCAAAatgatttcattttagtaCTATACATAGATTTTCTGGATGTTAAAACGTAATTGTTggttaaaatatatttacctGCGCCGCGACAGCAGTATTTTGAGTAGGAATTGCATCCACTCCCAACATGTTTATCGACAGTTCACACTGACTAAGTGCCTGCAATTTTATGAtcatttatttctctattcataaatcatggagaaagagagagagacctGTGGATGGCTGAAGACGCAGGTGAGGTGGTGTTTGGCAGCAAGTGGCAGTGCAAGAAGGCAGTGGTCGACAAAGAGATGTGTCTCGCCAACAACGTGAAGCGTATGGCGGAGCAGCAAGTCGTAGTTTGTGTGTACGCTGCCGCCAATCGAGTTCTCTATTGGGATAACTGCCTCCTCCGCGCAACCCTTCTCCACCGCCTGCAAACAAGTAATGTCACTAGTTGATCTGactcgggttttaagaaagtctaaaaaaaataggtggaaaaaattaatgaaatatgcattttattagttttacaaGTAATGGCGAACGGAGAGAGGAATATAATTACTTGTATGGCATCCACAAAATCATGGCACGGGATTGTCTCGCAATTCGGGTAGGCTTTCACTGCTGCATCCTCTCCATACGCTCCCGGGACACCCTGCACCACCCAACTTGCCGTCAAAACCAAGATATAGACCGAGACCCAGAGGTAGGGACGACCTGGTAGGCTATTCGAAGCTTTGGAATGGAATGGTTTTGGAGATGACCAGACAtcattgaaattttgttatgGCTGCGGCTGCTTAATATTGCAATTTTGTGTAGAGGGGTATCAGAGAGCCTCTTGGTGAATGCGAATTGCACGGCTAACATTCTAAAC harbors:
- the LOC125219580 gene encoding aldehyde dehydrogenase 1-like; this translates as MSGERNGDVEKSTIMIPQVKFTKLFINGEFVDSISGKTFETIDPRSEEVIGKVAEGDKEDVDSAVKAAREAFDHGSWPRLPGSERQKIMLKLADLIEENVEELAAIDTMDAGNLYSLGKMMSISSGAQLFRYYAGAADKIHGETLKMSRELHGYTLLEPVGVVGHIIPWNFPTQMFCMKVAPALAAGCTMVVKPAEQTPLSALIYAHLAKLAGVPDGVINVVTGYGATVGAAISSHMDIDMVSFTGSTVTGHRIMEAAATSNLKQVCLELGGKSPFIVFDDVDVDKIAPLALNACLFNQGQICVAGTRVFVQEGIYDKFIGRLLEELKTWVVGDPFDPHVNQGPQVTKKQYERVMWYIELGKKEGATLLTGGKPLDRKGYYIEPTIFTDVKDDMTIAKDEIFGPVMSIMKFKSMEEVIMRANNTKYGLAAGIMTNNINTANTVSRSIRAGSVWINCYFGFDNDAPAGGYKMSGFGKDLGINGLHKYLQVKSVATPIYNSPWL
- the LOC125220427 gene encoding arogenate dehydratase/prephenate dehydratase 1, chloroplastic-like, producing MLAVQFAFTKRLSDTPLHKIAILSSRSHNKISMMSGHLQNHSIPKLRIAYQGVPGAYGEDAAVKAYPNCETIPCHDFVDAIQAVEKGCAEEAVIPIENSIGGSVHTNYDLLLRHTLHVVGETHLFVDHCLLALPLAAKHHLTCVFSHPQALSQCELSINMLGVDAIPTQNTAVAAQMVASRGVRENGAIASARAAELYGLNVLAHKFQDRSSNVTRFVKLAREPLTIPTTYTRFKTSIALILDELHKALSVFAETGIHIFKNFIRITPTLY